One region of Quercus lobata isolate SW786 chromosome 2, ValleyOak3.0 Primary Assembly, whole genome shotgun sequence genomic DNA includes:
- the LOC115965548 gene encoding uncharacterized protein LOC115965548: MGETGDDSKTLRELFSPITTNPPSCIVLPATTAAHFLLKPQIIHLLPTFHGLDREDPYMHVKDFLEICATCKFQNFTDDSVRLRLFPFSLKDKAKAWLNSLSPGSITSWELLVTKFLSKFFPMAKTNALRREIADFYQDEQEKFYESWERFKDLILKCPHHGFERWRLVQYFYNGLTQTNHNMIESMNGGGFLSLVDDEAYKFFENFSESSQQWDFSNRKERCAPAIKQGGLYEVSEDLDIKARLDNLTHKVEALALGRGMNSVNQVQSETCSICASPMHITQMCPSVVGYPDFYTEQANALNNYGKPFASPFSETYNPNWRNHPNFSWRQSQPPTNVGGQQMHQQSQFHPPTQAYPSIPQSTPQFVAPPRQQPSLEESLKAFMQSTSQAIQEMKSSTHLNTQAISKLENQVG, encoded by the coding sequence ATGGGAGAAACTGGAGATGATTCAAAAACTCTTAGGGAGTTGTTCTCACCCATAACCACCAACCCTCCATCTTGCATAGTATTACCTGCAACCACTGCTGCACATTTTTTGTTGAAGCCACAGATAATTCACCTTCTTCCTACTTTTCATGGATTGGATAGAGAAGATCCTTATATGCATGTGAAGGATTTTCTTGAGATTTGTGCTACTtgtaagtttcagaatttcACTGATGACTCTGTTCGCTTGCGTTTATTCCCTTTTTCCTTGAAGGATAAGGCAAAAGCATGGCTTAATTCTTTGTCACCTGGATCTATCACTTCATGGGAACTGTTGGTCACAAAAttcctctctaaattttttccaATGGCCAAGACCAATGCTTTGAGGAGGGAAATTGCAGATTTTTATCAAGATGAACAAGAGAAATTTTATGAGAGTTGGGAGAGATTTAAGGACTTGATCTTAAAGTGTCCTCATCATGGTTTTGAAAGATGGAGACtagtacaatatttttataatggttTGACTCAAACAAATCATAACATGATTGAGTCCATGAATGGTGGTGGATTTTTGAGTCTTGTAGATGATGAGGCATacaaattttttgagaatttttctgAAAGTTCACAACAATGGGATTTTTCCAATCGTAAAGAGAGATGTGCCCCTGCAATTAAGCAAGGAGGATTGTATGAAGTCAGTGAAGATTTAGACATAAAAGCTAGGTTGGACAATCTCACTCATAAGGTTGAAGCTTTAGCTTTAGGTAGAGGGATGAATTCTGTCAATCAAGTTCAAAGTGAAACATGCTCTATTTGTGCAAGTCCTATGCATATAACACAAATGTGTCCTTCTGTAGTTGGGTATCCTGATTTTTATACTGAGCAAGCAAATGCACTGAATAATTATGGAAAACCATTTGCTAGTCCATTTTCAGAGACATACAATCCAAATTGGAGGAACCATCCTAATTTCTCATGGAGGCAAAGTCAGCCTCCCACAAATGTAGGTGGACAACAAATGCATCAACAAAGTCAATTTCATCCACCTACTCAAGCATATCCTTCCATTCCTCAATCAACACCTCAGTTTGTAGCTCCACCAAGACAACAACCATCTTTGGAGGAGTCTCTCAAAGCTTTCATGCAATCAACTAGCCAAGCCATTCAAGAGATGAAAAGTTCCACCCATTTGAATACTCAAGCTATTTCGAAGTTGGAAAATCAAGTTGGCTAG